A single genomic interval of Spinacia oleracea cultivar Varoflay chromosome 6, BTI_SOV_V1, whole genome shotgun sequence harbors:
- the LOC110804102 gene encoding probable histone H2B.1, translating into MPPKGEKKPAEKKPAEEKKAAAAEKAPAEKKPKAGKKLPKEAGAAAGDKKKKRHKKSVETYKIYIFKVLKQVHPDIGISSKAMSIMNSFINDIFEKLAQESARLARYNKKPTITSREIQTAVRLVLPGELAKHAVSEGTKAVTKFTSS; encoded by the coding sequence ATGCCGCCCAAGGGAGAGAAGAAACCCGCCGAGAAGAAGCCCGCGGAGGAGAAGAAGGCCGCCGCCGCCGAGAAAGCTCCAGCAGAGAAGAAGCCAAAGGCCGGCAAGAAGCTTCCAAAAGAAGCTGGAGCCGCCGCTGGtgacaagaagaagaagagacacAAGAAGAGCGTCGAAACCTACAAGATCTACATCTTCAAGGTTCTCAAGCAAGTTCACCCTGACATCGGAATCTCCAGCAAGGCGATGAGCATCATGAACAGTTTCATCAACGACATCTTCGAGAAGCTTGCTCAGGAATCAGCCAGGCTCGCTCGTTACAACAAGAAGCCTACCATCACTTCCCGGGAGATTCAGACTGCTGTTAGGCTTGTTCTTCCTGGTGAACTCGCTAAACACGCCGTGTCAGAAGGAACCAAGGCGGTCACCAAGTTTACTAGCTCTTAA